The window TCCCCGCGCGTGCGCCCATCCGTGCTCCCGCGTACGTGGCTTGATTTGATTGGAAAAAAATTAATCATGGCCCCACCCCCTTAAAATGGGGGGGGGGAGATGATTAGATtagaaaggaaaaaaggaaaaaagacagccgtaggatgaagtgggagcacggatgggagcatggggagggagcaggcaagccggATCCAGGAACATATCCGATGATGGATGAGACTTGCCTGCTCCCCGCGCGTGCGCCCATCCGTGCTCCCGCGTGCGTGGCTTGATTTGATTGGAACAAAATAAAGCCCGGCCCCACCCCcttaaaatcaggggggagatgattagattagaaaggaaaaaggaaaaaaagacaaccgtaggatgaagtgggagcacggatgggagcatggggagggagcaggcaagccgAATCCCAGGAACGTATCCGATCATGGACGAGACTTGCCTGCTCCCCGCGCGTGCGCCCATCCGTACTCCCGCGTACGTGGCTTGATTTGATTGGAACAAAATAAAGCCCGGCCCCACCCCCTTAAAATCAGGGGGGAAATGATTAGATtagaaaggaaaaaagaaaaaagacaacCGTAGGATGAAGTGGGAGCACAGATGGGAGCatgaggagggagcaggcaagccggATCCCAGGAACGTATCCCATTATGGACGAGACTTGCCTGCTCCCCGCGATGCGCCCATCTGTCTCGTTGTTTCTGTTTCTGCTTCGCTGAATAAATGGAAAAGTCCAACGTTTTAGGCAGTAAATCATGGAGAAAATTGCCTCTCCAATAACGTGGAGTAAATAGTGGAGATAACTGTCTCTCCAATTggattaactttcttttgcaatAACATGGAGTAAATCATAAAGACAACTGTCTtttctacccccccccccccccccaagtcaattTTCTCCATGATTTACTCCATCACGTGAGTTTACACGTGCGTAAGAAACAGTCGTGTTCGTTCGGTCCCGTCGAGTTAACCGAGCTAAGGCCGGACCGGACTAGTCGATTTTTGGGTCGAAATTCCTGacagcaactagttaacgagcgctccttcgggagtcTCGCAACGATCAGCTCCACTTGGCACGCTCTCAGCCATTCGTCACGTGTTGCGTTCTGGGCGTTCCCTCCGAATTTCGTTTTTTCgcttttccgcacgcgttttcagctttttaaacggtttttctacgggtttttttgacattttggtttttcaccggtcttccttagcttttcaatcaaaaaaattgaatttttgtTTTGTGCGAAAAACGCGTATTCTTTTTTcccctttcgcgagagtcacggtttcgctttcgtgagaggcatggttttgaatttcgcgagagtcacggccgtgcctctcgaaaacgaaaaaaaatgtgttttctatttttttctttcgcgagagtcacggttttgcttccatgagaggcacgggtgtgctttcgcgagagtcacggccgtgcctcttggaaacgaaaaaaaacacgttttctgttttttctttctttcgcgagagtcacggttttgcttccgcgagaggcacagttgTGCTTTCACGAGTCACGACCGTGCCtatcggaaagggaaaaaaaacccgttttctgtttttttcttctttcgcaagagtcatggttttgcttccgcaagaggcacggttgtgctttcacgaaagtcacggccgtgcctcctcggaaacgaaaaaacgcgttttttctttttttttccttccgcgaaagtcacggttttgcttccccgagaggcacggttgtgattttgTGAGAGGCACGGGTGTGCCTCTTTCGAAAAGGGAAAAACCCATGTTCCTGGTTCGGTTTTTTCGTCCGTTTTTTTCATTAAAataaagttcgtcaaaacctatcaacgtGGGATCTATCTATGAAGATCTCtacgcgaggaatccaacggtgaaagcggttcgagatttggacgcacgatttgagagataaaacattttgaataaaccgatctacgaaaaaagggaaaacttccaggttgcgacaagtggcgcacatggaGGAATTGGAGTGATCTTTACAACCAGGGGGAATTGGAGTGATCTTTACAACAAGTactcctcaattagtgatttcggAAATTCCCAGCTCGGACCAGCCAATTTTTTCAACGGGCCAGGACCAATCGGTCCGATCTAGAGCGGACTACGAGCGGGCCGAAAAGCCCGCTCCGTACGTCCAGCCTGAATTGAGATCTACATCTCACATGGCTTCCTGATCGCATTGCGTTTCTCTGTCGACTATCTATACCTATATCTACCTGTCAAAAAAAATATATACCTATATCTATAATAATAAAGGGTCTATTACTTCTGACTGCACGTCATCGAAATTGCCCGAAAGTTATAAAATATTACCCATCGATGGCGCGGTCCTATATAGCGCGTAGGTACCCTGTTTCAATGGGTCGGACCATTTCGAGGTTTCACCCCCAACTGGTTTTGGGAATGTTCTAGAACCTTCCCTGAAACAGGTTTTTTAGGGGGTTTTcaattttttctttcttttcttttttcatctttcttttctttttgttccTTTTCTGTCTtcatttcttttctgttttttggTTTCATTTCTATTCTTGTTTTTTAAATTTGTGAAAATCTTTTATCACTGGTTTCATTGCCAGCGCGTTATGCGCCCAATAGGAGCTCCCCCACCGATGCCACCTATAAGTGATAAAAAAGGTCTCACACAGGGGACATCCCCctcctgggccggcccatgtagtAGGGATCTCATATACTGCGCTCTGAGTGTAGGGAGAAGACGCAGCGCGCCCGTTTGAGCCGGCACATGTCCGGGCAATCTGTTTTATAAATttcgtttttttattttttcttttcccttttgtttttgtttttttctactTAAATAATTTGAGATTTCAAAAACGTCCGAAAAACTAAAAAATGATAATTTTTAAATAAAATGTTTAATAAATCATAATTGTTTTGTGGACTCAAAATTTTTCACGATTTTATAAAAAATGATTTGcttattaaaaaaatgttcgacattttgaaatttttttttcCGGAAATTAAAAAGTGTTCATGATGTTTTAGAAAATTCCTTTATTAAAAACTGTAATGAAATTAAACAAAATTTCGCCAATTAGAAAAATGCTCATGAATGAAAAAATATCCTAAAAATTCAAAAACTGTCCGTGACTTACAAAACAGTTTATTCATTCATAAAATGTTCACTGATTCAAAAAATGAGCATGCatttttttaaaaatgtttgtTAAATCAGAAAAATGCTCGTGGATTTTAAAAATTGTTTCACCACTTTCCAAAACACGGTTCGTCGGTTCTAGAAATTTCCGACGATTCAAGAATTTTAAAAAAAAGTGTTCACAATTTATTTTTGCAAATACTATAAATTTTtaatgaattcaaaaaatttcttgattttagaaaatgtttgaaatttgtaaaactgttcatgaatttttaaaaTGTTCACGAGTTTAATTTTTTCATGACTTCACGAAATTGACAGTGATAATATATCTTGGCGATGCAACGAAATGTGATCATGGGCATTGGAGATTATaatttttctcccgttgcaacgcacgggccctttTGCTATTTTGACATAAACCTTGGTTCGGTTCCATTTTGGAACTTGGTACGTGCCCTATACAACGTGTACCCCGTTAATGTACGACGTGTACACCGTTAATTATATCATCTTTTTTTCACCAACTTCATGCTATTTTTGTTATCTGAACTAAAAATGGAAAGAAAAACACATTCCACTACCTTGAGCACTTCATCCCCTTTCTGGAACCGGAGCTCGCCGGGGTTCAACTTGTATTCTGGTATCTCCCCGAGGTTCGACACCATCACCGGCGTCCTCCTGTTTCTCTGCAAATTACAGGAGGTCAGAGACAGAGACCAACACATGAACCACGAATCCATCGATCAAACAAATCAAAGAGATAGTTCATGTGATGGAAAGAAAGATATATGTGCAGGGTACAATGCCTAGCGGCCAGAGAATGAATCAGCCCTGTTTCTCAGTTTCCACACCTTGGTGTGGTGTGTACAGTGTATATGTTGTTTCTCCCGATAACTTCATGTTAATAGTCTGGTTACCATGTTGTTTACAATGTTCTGACGTTTTATTGAGACGCTTTGTCAGCAATCAATTACCAATTGGTTGCACATCGGTGGGATTGATGCAATTATATGACAGATTCCATAGTGTGACGAAAATCAGAGTTTATCATACTTCTGACATCGAAGTTGAGTTATAGCTGGTGGCTGGATGCATTCTGATCAGGAGTTTATTTTCATTTCGATGGAAATAGAACCGGGGTGCTTAAGGCTTGTGGAGTTATACAAGAGTGAAAGCTGTAAAATAACTGTTGTAATAAAAAAATTGTGAATAACTACTATAATTCAGTTGCTTCTGCCTATTTATTCTGCATCAGTCACCAGAGTATGGCTTGTACAGTATGATTTATAAACTGATTGGAAACCTCAGTACACTGTTTGCACATTGTGATGTCAGAGATAGAGCTCCTGATGTCAAAGTTGATGAATTATTTTGTGCATGAAGGCCAGCAAAAGAAACAGCAGAAGGCGAATGTATTAGGAACGGCTGACAATATGGGAACAAGGAAAACCCAGTCTACAAAGAGAAGGACGAAGCCAAAGAATTCCTATTGACTTGCTGAGAAACAGGGAAATATATACTTACCAGCAGAGTCGACTCGCAATATCATGAATAGCTACTACAGAAGTATGTGATATGCAAATAATACTTTGAAAGGAAAACCGGACCGAGCAGAAATAGCATGAACAATTACCTCTCTTGTGTAGGAAAAAGACTGGTATTTTTCCAATTTGAAAATGCAAAAAGAAATAAGAATATTCTAGTGAATGCTAACCTTAACATTAAAACACTTGATCAATTGCATCATTCCGTCAGCAGGGACCAAGTGTGTAATGGAAATATACGGTAACAATACTAGGTTTACTTTTCAGAACCATTAACTTACAGTACAAAATTCACATACTTCTGGGTGAAAAAAAAGGATAATTCAGTCTTCAATACAAGCATGAAGCGCTGATttaaactagaaaacaagcatgCACTGCTGACTGTAACTATAATAAACTAGGTTGCATCCATATTCTTCTTTCAGACATAAGACACCACAATCTTAAGGTATCAGACCATTGACAGATCACAGATATGCTTCTGAAGGAGCATCTACAAAACAACAGTTGAAAGGGTCGGCAATTGACAAGTCCTGGGGATCCAAACAGCGAATCCAACTAGCACAACTTCTTCCAAATTTCAATCGGGCGTCTTGAGAAGCTCTATTTTCCACTTCTAGCAGCCTGAGTTGATCAGTCATCCATTTCTTGTTGATATCAATCTTCTTATACACTTGAAAGTTGATTTCCTTTACCACTTTCGCATTCAAAACGAAGAACTTTACAAATCCAACATCTTCCTCACCACCTTTGTATTTTTTCAGCACCAGTACTTTGAGATGCCTCTCAAGGCATTTGATTGGATCTAGTGACTCATACTGAGGCACATTTTTTATTGCTGCCCTCGTAAAACAGTGCCTCTGGGAAGAACATATTAAACATATATTAACATTTTGCTAACGGCTCTATTAGATGAGAATTGAATATTTATTTTGATatacaaagaaaagaaaaatgaatACTCACAAAGACATAGAGCTTTTCCAAGCACGGGAAGCATCTAAGGATGTCAAGAACTGCATCCAAATCAGGGCTAGAGAAATGGAGAGCCAAAACCTTTACAGTGCATATTGGAACTTCCGAACTGGATGGGATCAATCTCTAAATAAAGAAAACAATAAAGATTACTAAGCACCCGAACTAACAATGTCAGCTAAAAGTCTAGAGACTGATTCTGCGGTTACCTGGAAGACTATATTAGCAATCTCAATTTCTGAGATGCGGGCAGACAAAAGGCCCAATGTCTCCAATTTAGGTGCCTTAATTACCCGGATAGTCTCACCGCCTGAGCCCGGATTAACTAGTAGCAGCCTTTCAAGGCAAGGGGCGTCCTCAATGAACAATTCTCCTTTCCTCTCAAACAAAGAGTAGGCGATGATGATGATCCTGAGAGTTGTCGAGCTAATGCGGAGACAATTCACATCACGAATACCCTGCAATTTAAGCGACTCCAACACACGGCAGCCAGAGAGCACCCCCGAGAAGTCATCCTCGGAAATGGAGACGCGAGATAAGGTGAGCTGCTTGAGCAAGGGAAAACTCAGCGAATGGACAATCTCATTTGGGAAATTGCAGAGGCCAATTTTTGCCACAAGGAGGGTTGGTGCTAAGCGGAACACGGATGGTGGCAGCGGGTAACGGTTCTCACGTCCAGAGAGAAACGGCTGCCTAAAGTTGATGTCGAGCTCCTGAAGGTTGTCAAGGGCAGGGAA is drawn from Aegilops tauschii subsp. strangulata cultivar AL8/78 chromosome 1, Aet v6.0, whole genome shotgun sequence and contains these coding sequences:
- the LOC120969919 gene encoding F-box/FBD/LRR-repeat protein At3g26920-like, which produces MKKKKKAVEPAAKSSRPRKRSRDGELDGDLISHGDLISKLPDDILCTIISLLPTKDGARTQVIARRWRPLWRSAPLNLDASKHLCSNDFKRFSLISKILSDHPGPARRFVIYSIRLHIAEKRYAEEAAQIENWFVFPALDNLQELDINFRQPFLSGRENRYPLPPSVFRLAPTLLVAKIGLCNFPNEIVHSLSFPLLKQLTLSRVSISEDDFSGVLSGCRVLESLKLQGIRDVNCLRISSTTLRIIIIAYSLFERKGELFIEDAPCLERLLLVNPGSGGETIRVIKAPKLETLGLLSARISEIEIANIVFQRLIPSSSEVPICTVKVLALHFSSPDLDAVLDILRCFPCLEKLYVFRHCFTRAAIKNVPQYESLDPIKCLERHLKVLVLKKYKGGEEDVGFVKFFVLNAKVVKEINFQVYKKIDINKKWMTDQLRLLEVENRASQDARLKFGRSCASWIRCLDPQDLSIADPFNCCFVDAPSEAYL